The sequence CCCAATCCGACGGCTAGGACGAGGATTGAGGCGATCCAGCGAAGGAGCGCAGATGCGCGAAATCGAGCACGAAGGTTCATGTCAAACCTCCGTCTTTGCTCTGAGCACACCCATGCCGCTGTGTGGTTGTTTCACCAGCGTACTCAATTGAGTCACCTAAGAACGAGTGACGACAAGATTGGATAGTCCAGATTCGGGAGTGCGCCCCTGAGGGGTTGCAGCACTGACAGTGAACCTAAAACTGCCGGGAGAAAGTTTGGTTGTGCAGGTCAATGGTGGCGTAGTGCGCGAGATGCGGCAGATGACTTTCCTGCGTTGGTCAAGAACTCGGTACCCAGTAACGACAGGGTAGTTCAGTGGCTGCAGCGCAATCTTTACCGTGGTTTTGCCTGCAATTGCTGTCGGTGGACGCGGGCGTATAGGTGTTGCAGAGGGTGCGGTTGCCGCATCCCCTTCGTTTTGGCTGTTGATGCTTCTGACCGTGAGTTGATCAGTGCTGTCAACGGTGCAATATGGCTGCGTTGAAGTGCACACTGCCTTTCCTTCTGCATTACGCACTTCGTAGTTGGTCGCATAATCTGCAGCGAGCCTTGGGGTAGCCCACCACACCGTCGTTTTCCCGTTCATTGACGTAGCAATGATATTTTGCGGTGCTGACGGAATTGGCGGATATCCCGCGGCGGTGAGGGCTGGATTCAGCACCTCTAAATAGGTGATCGCAGCGAAACCTTCAGCAGTACGCGGCTGGGCATTGCAATTACCGCCAGCGATATCACCGATGAGCAATGTGGATGCCTCGGATGTCACAAACTGCGGTGCTCCGCTATCGCCAGGGCATGTGTCAACACCATTAACGGGGTTGGACCAGGTGACCCAGCCGTTTGTTGCACGTCGCTCAACTTGAATTTCGCTGAGCAAAAATGTGCCACTGCGAGGGATCGCGGGCGCAGTATCAGTCAAACTTGTGATTCCGTACCCGACGATCTGCGTTTCACGCTGTGCCTTGGCCCATCGTTCAATTTCCGTGCGGTCAGCTAAACGAGTAAAAGGCGAGGTTGATACGAGATCGGTATCGAGCACCACTGCAGCGATGTCATTGCCGACAACGAGTTTTGATGCCTCAACATAATTTTGACCAAGGTAGGCATTGAGTACTCGCACACGAGCAGCGCCGACAGGCCCCGAGGCG is a genomic window of Candidatus Nanopelagicales bacterium containing:
- a CDS encoding trypsin-like serine protease; translated protein: MKPRVASLLIAALGLSMITGTSVAAPRLMQGTPAQGEPYTAQLIVLGTTNYEMCSAAIWKPRVLLTAAHCLTDSGSGTPAASSRIFVMPPGVNSPLVYASGPVGAARVRVLNAYLGQNYVEASKLVVGNDIAAVVLDTDLVSTSPFTRLADRTEIERWAKAQRETQIVGYGITSLTDTAPAIPRSGTFLLSEIQVERRATNGWVTWSNPVNGVDTCPGDSGAPQFVTSEASTLLIGDIAGGNCNAQPRTAEGFAAITYLEVLNPALTAAGYPPIPSAPQNIIATSMNGKTTVWWATPRLAADYATNYEVRNAEGKAVCTSTQPYCTVDSTDQLTVRSINSQNEGDAATAPSATPIRPRPPTAIAGKTTVKIALQPLNYPVVTGYRVLDQRRKVICRISRTTPPLTCTTKLSPGSFRFTVSAATPQGRTPESGLSNLVVTRS